In Rhododendron vialii isolate Sample 1 chromosome 9a, ASM3025357v1, the following are encoded in one genomic region:
- the LOC131301641 gene encoding F-box/kelch-repeat protein At3g06240-like, which yields MALPNCRPFLHQQPTSYQPARLFYRYRQSLFSLLKSYKVVFGDKHFYSLYCCKTFTEQKQLKVPNIIEGWPYMIIGSCNGLLCLFMSNRARLGYSRVLLLWNPSIKKFKILPKPRFQSRSSYELAHGFSFVPRANDYKVVRLIHDKVQGSPKVEIYTLSTNSWRTWIGDGVRCVMTNHCRPASVNGAVHWIARKKSGNPIYSILIIGFHMEDEVFKEIPIPGYDLPLPTSHLCEFLSVVGEKLAYFVNCKIIEGVVSWDLWVLEDYGVAEFWTKLHTIRLHTIESLSYPLPSLKEGEILFGRLNNEELYSYDMERQEIKEIGVDGVHDVINYTESLVLLNEGIHDSSDAMLDFEEEEEEEEMELV from the coding sequence ATGGCGCTCCCTAATTGCCGACCCTTTCTTCATCAACAACCAACTTCTTATCAACCGGCAAGGTTGTTCTACCGGTATCGACAATCGTTGTTTTCTCTCCTCAAGTCCTATAAAGTAGTTTTTGGTGACAAACATTTTTATTCATTATATTGTTGCAAAACATTCACGGAGCAGAAGCAACTCAAAGTTCCAAATATCATCGAGGGATGGCCCTACATGATCATTGGTTCTTGTAATGGCCTACTCTGCCTCTTTATGAGTAACCGAGCGAGATTGGGATATTCTCGTGTCCTTCTCTTATGGAATCCTTCAATCAAGAAATTCAAGATCCTGCCGAAGCCTCGCTTCCAATCTCGTTCCTCTTACGAACTAGCTCACGGGTTCTCGTTCGTCCCCCGAGCTAATGATTATAAGGTCGTTCGACTTATTCACGACAAGGTCCAAGGCTCTCCAAAAGTCGAGATCTACACTCTGAGCACAAATTCTTGGAGGACGTGGATAGGTGATGGCGTTCGATGTGTCATGACAAATCATTGCCGCCCTGCGTCTGTTAACGGAGCTGTCCATTGGATAGCACGAAAAAAGAGTGGCAATCCGATTTACTCAATTTTGATAATTGGATTCCATATGGAGGATGAGGTTTTCAAAGAGATACCGATCCCTGGATATGACCTTCCCCTTCCCACCAGCCACCTGTGTGAATTTCTTTCCGTAGTAGGCGAAAAACTTGCTTATTTTGTCAACTGCAAAATAATAGAGGGCGTTGTATCATGGGACTTGTGGGTGTTGGAGGACTATGGTGTTGCAGAGTTTTGGACTAAGTTGCATACCATAAGACTACATACTATTGAGAGTTTATCATACCCTTTACCGTCTCTAAAGGAGGGTGAAATTCTTTTTGGCAGGTTGAACAATGAGGAATTGTACTCGTATGACATGGAAAGGCAAGAAATTAAGGAGATTGGAGTGGATGGAGTGCATGATGTGATAAATTACACTGAGAGCCTAGTTTTGCTTAATGAAGGAATTCATGATTCTAGTGATGCAATGTTAGATttcgaggaggaggaggaggaggaggaaatggaATTAGTGTAA